TTCAATATACGGACAAGTACTTTAACCTTGTTGGAAATTAACTTATTTGATATATACCATGCAAACCTGTAGACCATTCTCATCTTCAATGTTGATACTAATTTGTTTGCGCTGAGACTCAGATTTGTCTTCTCGACTTTGTTTCTGTTTATGTTTGGTAGGGCGGATGGAGATGGGGAaggatggaaaatattttaatccaatGGCTGAGATTAGAACTTCTTCCTTTGTCCACCCTTCCAACCAAATGAAGTATAAAAGTCTAAAATAATATGGAATATGTAAATCAACAAACTAGGCTTTTTCCCAACATGTATGTGGGGTTGGCTATACGATATATATTTCACCACTATACTTATTCAAGACTGTGGTCTCGGTAAGCCTATTGAAATTGaagttcttcttcttctttttattcatttgtttatcttTGGTGATTTCTACTGCATCCTTCTTGGCCTCATTCCCCTGTCTTGAAATTGGTTTCTGTTGTTCAAATCATATCTTTCCGTTTGGGTATATTGAAGTATTTACGGATCTAAACTACCTTAAATCTGTTTTTTCCTCATTTTGTACTCAATGCTTCTGAAGTTGCGGAATTGATTTAAGCACTTTTTAGCGTGTGATCTTTCCTTGTGCCAAAGCTATATGTCTAGTTTTATGGATTTTAAGTTAATAGACTAAAAACTCTTCCAAATGTATTTAGACTAGTCCTATTCTTATTAAGCTTTCAGTTTTGCTCTCCTATTTAACTATAATAGTGAATTGAGCATATGCTCAATGTTGTTCTTGAAGCCAATTCATTGTGATATGCATTTTCTAGAATTAGTACCACTTTATGCAAACCTATCTTTTCTAATGCATTTGAGATTGTACCGAATGAGAAACCATGCATCTGTGGAGTTATCTTTCCTCCCATATATTATGCACTTTCCTCCTCTTCCCAAGTTTATTTGAACATGTACTTTACCTTTCATGCTGTTGATGCCTTTGCTGTTCCGGCGTGAGTTGCATTTGTGAATATGTTAGCTGCATTTTTTAggtcttattttctttttttgctgcCACATATATGAAGTTCtttgaaattagaatttttcaaTGATACAAAttcttaattgcttttttgCAGGTACTCTTGTAGCAAGATTCTAATATAACAATTGATACAGTGGATAGAAGTAAAAATGGAATTGCATAGCCTGAAAGATTCATTTGATCGTGTTGCAAAGAAGCGAAAGGTGTCCTATTCTAAAACACATGAAGTTACAGACCTGATTGTTCAGGAAATCAATAAGGCAATCAAGGTGATGCAGTCAAGCACCCTTGAATATAAATCAGAACTAGCTGAATTGAAGAAAAAGTTACAGGAAGTTTCTCCACTCAATCAGCTAGAAGGCGCCCAAAAGGAACTGAATATAGCACTGATAAAGTATCCGAAAGCTCTTGAGAAAGTGTTTAATCGTGATATATCCAAGGCTTATCAAAATATTGAGTTTGATTCCCCTATAGTTAACCAAATAATTGCCAGCCATTTCTACAGGCAAGGGCTGTTTGAGGTTGGTGATTGTTTCATAGCTGAGGCTCAGGATGCAGAAGCTGCTGTTGCTATGAGATCACTTTTCCAGGAACTTTATCAAATGCTCGAAGCCATGAAGAGTCAGAACCTTGAGCCTGCCCTGAAATGGGCAGCTGCGAACTCTAATAAACTGAAGGAAAATGGTTCGGACCTTCAGCTGAGAATCCATCATTTGCAGTTTGTGAAAATATTACAAAAGGGAAGCAGAGATGAAGCACTCAAGTACGCAAGAACCAACTTTGCTTCTTTTGCCGGAAACCATATAGCTGAAATCCAGAAACTCATGGGGTGTCTCTTGTATTCTGATAGACTTCATGAGTCCCCATATGCTCATTTATTATCGCCGACCAATTGGGATACGGTAACCGACGAATTAACCAGGCAGTTCTGCAATCTTCTGGGGCAATCATACGAGAGCCCATTGAGTGCCACAATAGCGGCAGGAATTCAAGGCTTGCCACCTCTTCTCAAGTTT
This genomic window from Gossypium raimondii isolate GPD5lz chromosome 10, ASM2569854v1, whole genome shotgun sequence contains:
- the LOC105777915 gene encoding protein RMD5 homolog, which encodes MELHSLKDSFDRVAKKRKVSYSKTHEVTDLIVQEINKAIKVMQSSTLEYKSELAELKKKLQEVSPLNQLEGAQKELNIALIKYPKALEKVFNRDISKAYQNIEFDSPIVNQIIASHFYRQGLFEVGDCFIAEAQDAEAAVAMRSLFQELYQMLEAMKSQNLEPALKWAAANSNKLKENGSDLQLRIHHLQFVKILQKGSRDEALKYARTNFASFAGNHIAEIQKLMGCLLYSDRLHESPYAHLLSPTNWDTVTDELTRQFCNLLGQSYESPLSATIAAGIQGLPPLLKFMTVMAGKKHEWQSMKQLPVPVELDKEFQFHSVFVCPVTKEQSTDDNLPMLMSCGHVLCKQSINKMSKNGSKTFKCPYCPTDIDLTQCRQLIF